Proteins from one Chloroflexi bacterium ADurb.Bin180 genomic window:
- a CDS encoding Integrase core domain protein, giving the protein MTREAIQQLAEAERERYRRATRKEKHGILEHFCAATGYHRKSAIRLLRSRPTRVSGRRGRPSVYGPELVAGLKVAWEATMCVCSKRLAPFLAELVPNLEEKGLLRVSSQVHDQLIRVSASTIDRLLRPFRDRRRHGVATTRSAGGFRRFVPVRTFADKQGLQVGDVEVDLVAHCGTSSEGFFLNTLVMVDTVSGWTELEAVWGKGEDRVGGAIERARRRFPCPLRGINSDNGSEFMNYALFHYCKRHGITLTRSRPYKKNDQARVEQKNWSVVRKLVGYDRYNSRASLVALEDLYTLIRLHVNFFQPICKLVSSHREGTRVQKQFDRGQTPYQRLLASGSLSQKQRQALKAIYDDLNPVQLCAEIETAQQRLWQLAQPDMRTSKENRILAAIDGQMPVATRSATDQPGNSTSEATTSLR; this is encoded by the coding sequence ATGACTCGAGAGGCGATACAGCAATTAGCAGAGGCCGAGCGAGAGCGGTACCGTCGGGCGACTCGCAAGGAGAAGCACGGCATTCTGGAGCATTTCTGTGCGGCGACGGGATACCATCGCAAGTCAGCGATCCGGTTGTTGCGGTCGCGGCCGACGAGGGTCTCGGGGCGACGCGGTCGTCCGAGCGTGTATGGTCCGGAGTTGGTGGCTGGGCTGAAGGTAGCCTGGGAAGCGACGATGTGCGTCTGTTCGAAACGGCTGGCTCCGTTTCTAGCGGAGTTGGTGCCCAATCTGGAGGAGAAGGGGCTGCTTCGCGTATCGTCCCAGGTGCACGACCAGCTCATACGGGTAAGCGCTTCGACCATCGACCGACTACTGCGGCCGTTCCGCGATAGGCGGCGCCACGGTGTGGCCACCACGCGGTCGGCAGGCGGATTCAGGCGGTTTGTGCCGGTGCGCACGTTTGCTGACAAGCAGGGGCTGCAAGTGGGCGATGTGGAGGTGGATCTGGTCGCCCATTGCGGCACGAGTTCCGAGGGATTCTTCTTGAATACGCTGGTGATGGTGGACACGGTCAGCGGCTGGACCGAGCTGGAGGCAGTATGGGGCAAGGGCGAGGATCGGGTCGGTGGAGCCATCGAGCGGGCCCGACGTCGTTTTCCATGCCCGCTAAGGGGCATCAACAGCGACAACGGCAGCGAATTCATGAACTATGCCCTCTTCCACTACTGCAAGCGACACGGCATTACCCTGACACGCTCCAGACCCTACAAGAAGAACGACCAGGCCCGCGTCGAGCAGAAGAACTGGTCGGTCGTCCGAAAGCTGGTTGGCTACGACCGCTACAACAGTCGCGCCAGCCTCGTGGCTTTGGAGGACCTCTACACCCTCATCAGGCTGCACGTCAACTTCTTTCAGCCCATCTGCAAGCTGGTCTCCTCCCATCGCGAAGGAACCAGGGTGCAGAAACAGTTCGACCGGGGCCAAACCCCCTACCAGAGGCTGCTGGCGAGCGGTAGCTTGAGCCAGAAGCAGCGCCAAGCACTCAAGGCCATCTACGACGACCTAAACCCGGTTCAACTGTGCGCAGAGATCGAGACCGCCCAACAGAGGCTGTGGCAACTCGCCCAACCTGATATGCGGACCAGCAAAGAAAACCGCATCCTAGCCGCAATCGACGGACAGATGCCCGTTGCTACCCGATCAGCCACTGACCAACCCGGTAACAGCACTTCTGAGGCAACCACCAGCCTTCGGTAA
- the fadD gene encoding Long-chain-fatty-acid--CoA ligase — MDKPWLRNYEPEVPATLKYPQTTLHYNLEQAARKHPDAPATIFMDAQLNYAQLNELADRFAAGLQSLGVKKGDRVAVYVANSPQFIMAYYGALKAGAVVVPFNPLYGSSEVRHQLRDSGAETAVVMSRFYPIVKEVRSETPLKRVLVTNIKEYFPSLLRLLFTVVKEAKEGDRQSIAGDPDTYWYQEFIGNAPPRPSLVAVAPSDTAALIYTGGTTGVPKGAELSHFSLNANALQCRAWMHHCQEGQETILAALPLFHSFGMTTCMNFAVLMSSAMLLIPNPREVASILEKVAKWHPTVFPGVPAMYLSFASFPNVGRYDIRSIRACLSGAAPLPPEIQERFSKLTGAHLVEGYGLSEAAPVTHANPVFGQGRPGSIGLPFPDTEARIVDIKTGTKEVPRGEPGELIVRGPQVMKGYWNMPGETANALRDGWLYTGDIATMDEDGYFRIVDRKKDMIIASGYNVYPRDVEQVLYQHPKVMEAVAAGIPDGARGETVKAYIVLKPGETATPQEFIAYCRSKLAAYKVPEYVEFRTELPKTIVGKVLRRMLVEEEKRRQAAKPPA; from the coding sequence ATGGACAAACCATGGCTGCGGAACTATGAACCAGAGGTACCGGCGACGCTCAAGTACCCTCAGACGACGCTGCATTACAACCTCGAACAGGCCGCGAGGAAGCACCCCGACGCGCCAGCGACCATTTTCATGGACGCCCAGCTCAACTATGCGCAGCTCAACGAACTGGCGGATCGCTTCGCTGCCGGGCTGCAATCGCTGGGCGTGAAAAAGGGCGACCGCGTCGCTGTCTATGTGGCCAACAGCCCCCAGTTCATTATGGCCTACTATGGCGCACTCAAAGCCGGCGCCGTCGTGGTACCCTTTAATCCACTCTATGGCTCGAGCGAGGTGCGCCACCAGCTCCGCGACTCGGGTGCCGAGACGGCGGTGGTGATGAGCCGCTTCTACCCCATCGTCAAGGAGGTGCGCTCCGAGACGCCCCTCAAGCGGGTCCTCGTAACCAACATCAAGGAGTACTTTCCAAGCCTGCTCCGGCTGCTGTTCACCGTGGTGAAAGAGGCGAAAGAGGGCGACCGCCAGAGCATTGCTGGAGACCCGGACACCTACTGGTACCAGGAGTTCATCGGTAACGCCCCGCCCAGGCCATCGCTGGTGGCTGTCGCCCCGTCGGACACTGCGGCCCTCATCTACACCGGCGGCACTACCGGCGTGCCCAAAGGGGCCGAGCTGTCGCATTTCAGCCTGAACGCCAATGCCCTGCAGTGCCGCGCCTGGATGCACCACTGTCAGGAAGGGCAGGAGACCATTCTGGCGGCGCTGCCGCTCTTTCACAGTTTTGGCATGACCACTTGTATGAATTTTGCCGTTCTGATGTCCAGCGCCATGCTGCTGATCCCAAATCCGCGCGAGGTGGCCAGTATTCTGGAAAAGGTCGCCAAGTGGCATCCCACCGTGTTTCCGGGCGTCCCGGCGATGTATCTGTCCTTCGCCAGCTTTCCTAACGTGGGGCGCTACGACATTCGCAGCATTCGCGCCTGTCTCAGCGGCGCTGCTCCTCTGCCGCCAGAGATCCAGGAGCGGTTCAGCAAGCTCACCGGCGCCCACCTGGTAGAGGGTTACGGCCTGAGTGAAGCTGCCCCCGTTACTCACGCCAATCCCGTCTTTGGGCAGGGGCGCCCAGGCTCAATCGGCCTGCCATTCCCCGATACTGAAGCCCGCATCGTGGACATCAAGACCGGCACGAAGGAGGTGCCGCGCGGCGAGCCGGGCGAGCTGATCGTTCGCGGCCCGCAGGTGATGAAGGGCTACTGGAACATGCCCGGCGAAACGGCCAACGCTCTGCGCGATGGCTGGCTGTACACGGGTGACATCGCCACGATGGACGAAGACGGCTACTTTCGCATCGTTGACCGCAAGAAAGACATGATCATCGCTTCGGGGTATAATGTCTATCCGCGGGATGTGGAGCAAGTGCTCTACCAGCACCCCAAGGTGATGGAGGCGGTGGCGGCAGGCATCCCCGATGGCGCCCGGGGCGAGACGGTCAAGGCCTACATCGTGCTCAAGCCAGGGGAGACGGCCACTCCGCAAGAGTTCATCGCCTATTGTCGGAGCAAGCTGGCGGCCTACAAGGTGCCGGAGTACGTCGAGTTCCGCACCGAGTTGCCCAAGACTATCGTGGGCAAAGTGCTGCGGCGCATGCTGGTGGAAGAAGAGAAGCGCCGACAGGCGGCCAAACCGCCGGCATAA